The Flavobacterium johnsoniae UW101 genomic interval CGATAAAATAGAAATAATTACATTTAAAATTTACATAGTTCCCACATGAAAAGCCTCTGAAAACATTTGATTTATTAAAACGAAATTGTAATTTATTAAGAAGAAAATCAGCTTTATAAACAAAAAACTCCCAATTATTTTGAGAGCTTTTTACTTTTTAACTTAACCAGTCACTTATTAGTTTTCTATAAGTTTCGCCTATTGGCAGAAATTCCCCGTTTGTCATCTTAATCTGGTTGCCTTCGATGACCTTGATTTTGTTTTTGGGAATAATAAACGAACGATGAATGCGCACAAATTGATTTAACGGCAGTTTCTCTAAAATGTCTTTCATATTCTCCAAAACCATAATTTTTTCATCTTTAGTATGAATTCGGATATAATCTTTTAAGCCTTCGATATACAAAATATGATCTGTCGCTATTTTATGGTGTTTTCTATCGGCTTTTACAAATAAATAATCTTCTGAATCCAGATTTTGAAAGGTTTCCTGCCAGCGTATAAATTTCTCAACACTTTGATAAAATCGATTAAAAACAATAGGTTTCAGCAGATAATCAATAACATGGAACTGAAAAACATCTAAAGCATATTCCGGATACGCCGAAGTAATAATGAAATTGTGCTTTTGATTGAACATCTGCATTAATTCTAAACCGGTTAACTGCGGCATTTGGATATCGATAAAAACCAAGTCGACAGATTCGTTGTTTAGTATTTCAATGGCCTTAAAAACATCAGAATCGGCATATAAAACATTCAGCCTTGGCACTTTTGAGGCATAATCTGCCAGTAATTTTACTGCAAAAGGTTCGTCGTCTAATATGATACAATTTATTTTTTTCATTTTAAATCTATTTCAAGTTCGGCTGTAAACTGATTGTTTTGGTTCGTAAATTTTATTTGATGTTTTTGCGGATAATATATTTCTAATCGTTTTTTGAGGTTTTCTAATCCAATTCCTCCCAGT includes:
- a CDS encoding LytR/AlgR family response regulator transcription factor yields the protein MKKINCIILDDEPFAVKLLADYASKVPRLNVLYADSDVFKAIEILNNESVDLVFIDIQMPQLTGLELMQMFNQKHNFIITSAYPEYALDVFQFHVIDYLLKPIVFNRFYQSVEKFIRWQETFQNLDSEDYLFVKADRKHHKIATDHILYIEGLKDYIRIHTKDEKIMVLENMKDILEKLPLNQFVRIHRSFIIPKNKIKVIEGNQIKMTNGEFLPIGETYRKLISDWLS